Proteins co-encoded in one Miscanthus floridulus cultivar M001 unplaced genomic scaffold, ASM1932011v1 os_2016_3_4, whole genome shotgun sequence genomic window:
- the LOC136534513 gene encoding probable mediator of RNA polymerase II transcription subunit 26c has translation MANEQSGSLLRRWRPFYSAFGAIDDAIEEAGGHPRAAFRDVRVRILQLLRGATDDGVAEQLCGALDEAMAEALETLRVAPVPHSALASTDLERTVGALEKHGSARIRRLAGDVVRGWRAANVTTTTAVKEELDKLSADDRIPGQSISAVIADGNARGHKEMLHIQPAKMLPAAEVHKKLQIPPAKMLPTVPVAEAYKKKVYVPPAKMLPTTATVSIPNTSETNKPAVDESKKMEATKRKLREGYQEAEKIKRQHTIQKINDKEAAKMFEQKQRKMHPVVRGRGPASCRTSSGVRRSLLPSLQMI, from the coding sequence ATGGCCAACGAGCAGAGCGGGAGCCTCCTGCGAAGGTGGAGGCCATTCTACAGCGCTTTCGGCGCCATCGACGACGCGATCGAGGAGGCAGGCGGCCACCCGCGCGCCGCGTTCCGGGACGTGAGGGTCCGGATCCTCCAGCTGCTCCGCGGCGCCACTGACGACGGCGTGGCCGAGCAGCTCTGCGGCGCGCTGGACGAGGCCATGGCGGAAGCGCTAGAGACTCTGCGGGTGGCGCCCGTCCCGCACAGCGCGCTGGCGTCCACTGACCTCGAAAGGACCGTCGGCGCCCTCGAGAAGCACGGCTCGGCCCGGATCCGCAGGCTCGCGGGCGACGTCGTGCGCGGGTGGAGGGCGGCCAACGTCACCACAACTACAGCAGTCAAGGAAGAGCTCGACAAGCTCTCTGCTGATGATCGGATCCCAGGCCAGAGCATCTCTGCAGTGATAGCTGATGGCAATGCTCGTGGACACAAGGAGATGTTGCACATACAGCCTGCGAAGATGCTTCCCGCCGCCGAGGTACACAAGAAGCTACAGATACCGCCGGCGAAGATGCTTCCTACCGTCCCCGTCGCCGAGGCATACAAGAAGAAGGTGTATGTTCCCCCGGCGAAGATGCTGCCGACCACAGCTACTGTCTCGATACCGAACACGAGCGAGACCAATAAGCCAGCCGTCGACGAGAGCAAGAAGATGGAGGCTACAAAACGCAAGTTGCGTGAGGGTTATCAAGAGGCCGAGAAGATCAAGCGTCAACACACCATTCAGAAGATCAACGACAAGGAGGCAGCAAAGATGTTTGAGCAAAAGCAACGGAAGATGCATCCCGTCGTACGAGGGAGAGGCCCAGCATCATGTAGGACCTCCTCAGGCGTCAGGCGTTCGTTGCTTCCCTCTCTTCAGATGATTTAG
- the LOC136534511 gene encoding protein NTM1-like 9 isoform X1 — translation MAKTAVMELRTLPLGFRFHPTDEELVTYYLKGKITGQINSEAEVIPEIDVCKCEPWDLPDKSIIQSDDPEWFFLAPKDRKYPNGSRSNRATEAGYWKATGKDRIIKSKGDKRKQHTIGMKKTLVFHRGRAPKGERTGWIMHEYRTTEPEFDSGQQGGYVLYRLFRKQEEKTERPSPEEMDRSGYSPTPSRSSPDNLEANEEANTPLNKESPESALHDPIELPHSVETHAGSVTRWLADRNDNLVATAPDVSHIPSHGHAAGVPKQVDPSAGASAHLVNPQNGNDDYNNFVSGFPPILPLENAFLPDIQQGAFGFDAIMNPPDALDAFLNQTLVDPDEHSSTTSKVQYDSDIPTEFENQWNMQVESQDDQSCLANIGFEPDEPNLLLPFDITDQDVLSVDSGADSFNELFNSMEDPAGITLRPQQLDSTVQPSYVFANQGNAVRRLRLEVVECREIITKDESEDEVSCVVTPDCLNESVEESTAEKDVASDGDEAESTGIVIRSRHPAPSSSSEISFTQQGTAVQRLRLQSGLNKGPYPSSDDSSSCIIDESESQHKAEKAEIEEDASTNLAGSVDDLPGNSHDDEQKNIPEHDAETAVPEAKSVLRLRKTSEESNKDVKQEVCLGPHVRAPMQRGGFQSYIWLVLSVALVLLLSVGAYGWV, via the exons ATGGCGAAGACGGCCGTGATGGAGCTCCGGACGCTGCCGCTCGGCTTCCGCTTCCACCCCACCGACGAGGAGCTCGTCACCTACTACCTCAAGGGCAAGATCACCGGCCAGATCAACTCCGAGGCCGAGGTCATCCCCGAGATCGACGTCTGCAAGTGCGAGCCGTGGGACCTCCCAG ATAAGTCAATTATCCAGTCCGACGATCCTGAGTGGTTCTTCCTCGCGCCCAAGGACCGCAAATACCCCAACGGTAGCAGGTCGAACAGGGCCACCGAGGCTGGATACTGGAAGGCCACTGGCAAGGACAGGATCATCAAGTCCAAGGGTGATAAGCGCAAGCAGCATACCATTGGTATGAAGAAGACCCTTGTCTTCCACCGCGGACGTGCCCCCAAGGGTGAGCGCACAGGGTGGATTATGCACGAGTACCGCACCACCGAGCCTGAGTTCGATTCCGGCCAGCAG GGTGGTTATGTTCTTTATCGCCTCTTCCGGAAGCAAGAGGAGAAAACTGAGCGCCCCAGCCCAGAGGAAATGGATAGAAGTGGCTACTCACCTACTCCTTCTCGTTCTTCACCTGACAACCTAGAGGCGAATGAGGAAGCTAATACACCATTAAATAAGGAATCTCCAGAATCTGCTCTGCATGATCCGATTGAGCTGCCACATTCTGTTGAAACACATGCTGGGTCAGTGACAAGGTGGCTGGCGGACAGAAATGATAACTTGGTGGCTACTGCACCAGATGTTTCCCATATACCTTCCCACGGACATGCTGCTGGTGTACCTAAG CAGGTTGATCCTTCAGCTGGTGCTTCAGCCCACTTGGTTAATCCCCAGAATGGAAATGACGATTATAACAACTTTGTGTCTGGTTTCCCCCCCATTCTACCACTTGAAAATGCATTCTTACCTGATATACAGCAAGGAGCTTTTGGTTTTGATGCCATCATGAATCCTCCTGATGCCCTGGATGCTTTCTTAAATCAAACACTTGTTGATCCTGATGAACATTCATCAACAACATCAAAAGTTCAGTATGATTCTGACATTCCAACAGAATTTGAGAACCAATGGAATATGCAG GTTGAGTCTCAAGATGATCAAAGCTGTTTGGCAAACATAGGTTTCGAGCCAGATGAGCCAAACCTTCTGCTTCCTTTTGACATCACTGACCAAGATGTACTTTCGGTAGACTCCGGTGCTGATTCCTTCAATGAGCTGTTCAATAGCATGGAAGATCCGGCTGGAATTACTCTTAGGCCTCAACAGTTGGACTCCACTGTGCAACCAAGCTATGTGTTTGCTAACCAGGGCAATGCAGTAAGGAGGCTGCGGCTAGAGGTTGTTGAGTGTAGGGAGATCATAACTAAAGATGAGAGTGAAGATGAAGTATCATGTGTTGTAACTCCAGACTGTTTGAATGAATCTGTTGAGGAGTCCACCGCAGAGAAGGATGTGGCTTCTGATGGGGATGAGGCTGAGTCAACAGGGATTGTTATTAGAAGCCGTCACCCTGCTCCAAGTTCAAGCTCAGAAATTTCATTCACTCAACAGGGAACTGCTGTGCAAAGGCTGCGGCTACAGTCAGGCCTTAACAAAGGCCCGTATCCTAGTAGTGATGATTCATCAAGCTGCATCATAGACGAATCAGAAAGTCAGCACAAAGCAGAGAAAGCAGAG ATCGAAGAGGATGCAAGCACAAACCTCGCTGGAAGTGTTGATGATCTACCTGGCAATAGCCATGATGATGAGCAAAAGAACATCCCTGAACATG ATGCTGAAACGGCTGTTCCAGAAGCCAAATCTGTTCTGAGGCTGCGGAAGACTTCTGAGGAAAGCAATAAGGATGTCAAGCAGGAGGTTTGTCTCGGGCCACACGTGAGGGCACCAATGCAGAGGGGAGGCTTCCAATCATACATCTGGCTGGTTCTTTCGGTGGCTCTGGTGCTGCTTCTCTCTGTTGGGGCGTATGGATGGGTGTGA
- the LOC136534511 gene encoding NAC domain-containing protein 14-like isoform X2: MAKTAVMELRTLPLGFRFHPTDEELVTYYLKGKITGQINSEAEVIPEIDVCKCEPWDLPDKSIIQSDDPEWFFLAPKDRKYPNGSRSNRATEAGYWKATGKDRIIKSKGDKRKQHTIGMKKTLVFHRGRAPKGERTGWIMHEYRTTEPEFDSGQQGGYVLYRLFRKQEEKTERPSPEEMDRSGYSPTPSRSSPDNLEANEEANTPLNKESPESALHDPIELPHSVETHAGSVTRWLADRNDNLVATAPDVSHIPSHGHAAGVPKVDPSAGASAHLVNPQNGNDDYNNFVSGFPPILPLENAFLPDIQQGAFGFDAIMNPPDALDAFLNQTLVDPDEHSSTTSKVQYDSDIPTEFENQWNMQVESQDDQSCLANIGFEPDEPNLLLPFDITDQDVLSVDSGADSFNELFNSMEDPAGITLRPQQLDSTVQPSYVFANQGNAVRRLRLEVVECREIITKDESEDEVSCVVTPDCLNESVEESTAEKDVASDGDEAESTGIVIRSRHPAPSSSSEISFTQQGTAVQRLRLQSGLNKGPYPSSDDSSSCIIDESESQHKAEKAEIEEDASTNLAGSVDDLPGNSHDDEQKNIPEHDAETAVPEAKSVLRLRKTSEESNKDVKQEVCLGPHVRAPMQRGGFQSYIWLVLSVALVLLLSVGAYGWV, from the exons ATGGCGAAGACGGCCGTGATGGAGCTCCGGACGCTGCCGCTCGGCTTCCGCTTCCACCCCACCGACGAGGAGCTCGTCACCTACTACCTCAAGGGCAAGATCACCGGCCAGATCAACTCCGAGGCCGAGGTCATCCCCGAGATCGACGTCTGCAAGTGCGAGCCGTGGGACCTCCCAG ATAAGTCAATTATCCAGTCCGACGATCCTGAGTGGTTCTTCCTCGCGCCCAAGGACCGCAAATACCCCAACGGTAGCAGGTCGAACAGGGCCACCGAGGCTGGATACTGGAAGGCCACTGGCAAGGACAGGATCATCAAGTCCAAGGGTGATAAGCGCAAGCAGCATACCATTGGTATGAAGAAGACCCTTGTCTTCCACCGCGGACGTGCCCCCAAGGGTGAGCGCACAGGGTGGATTATGCACGAGTACCGCACCACCGAGCCTGAGTTCGATTCCGGCCAGCAG GGTGGTTATGTTCTTTATCGCCTCTTCCGGAAGCAAGAGGAGAAAACTGAGCGCCCCAGCCCAGAGGAAATGGATAGAAGTGGCTACTCACCTACTCCTTCTCGTTCTTCACCTGACAACCTAGAGGCGAATGAGGAAGCTAATACACCATTAAATAAGGAATCTCCAGAATCTGCTCTGCATGATCCGATTGAGCTGCCACATTCTGTTGAAACACATGCTGGGTCAGTGACAAGGTGGCTGGCGGACAGAAATGATAACTTGGTGGCTACTGCACCAGATGTTTCCCATATACCTTCCCACGGACATGCTGCTGGTGTACCTAAG GTTGATCCTTCAGCTGGTGCTTCAGCCCACTTGGTTAATCCCCAGAATGGAAATGACGATTATAACAACTTTGTGTCTGGTTTCCCCCCCATTCTACCACTTGAAAATGCATTCTTACCTGATATACAGCAAGGAGCTTTTGGTTTTGATGCCATCATGAATCCTCCTGATGCCCTGGATGCTTTCTTAAATCAAACACTTGTTGATCCTGATGAACATTCATCAACAACATCAAAAGTTCAGTATGATTCTGACATTCCAACAGAATTTGAGAACCAATGGAATATGCAG GTTGAGTCTCAAGATGATCAAAGCTGTTTGGCAAACATAGGTTTCGAGCCAGATGAGCCAAACCTTCTGCTTCCTTTTGACATCACTGACCAAGATGTACTTTCGGTAGACTCCGGTGCTGATTCCTTCAATGAGCTGTTCAATAGCATGGAAGATCCGGCTGGAATTACTCTTAGGCCTCAACAGTTGGACTCCACTGTGCAACCAAGCTATGTGTTTGCTAACCAGGGCAATGCAGTAAGGAGGCTGCGGCTAGAGGTTGTTGAGTGTAGGGAGATCATAACTAAAGATGAGAGTGAAGATGAAGTATCATGTGTTGTAACTCCAGACTGTTTGAATGAATCTGTTGAGGAGTCCACCGCAGAGAAGGATGTGGCTTCTGATGGGGATGAGGCTGAGTCAACAGGGATTGTTATTAGAAGCCGTCACCCTGCTCCAAGTTCAAGCTCAGAAATTTCATTCACTCAACAGGGAACTGCTGTGCAAAGGCTGCGGCTACAGTCAGGCCTTAACAAAGGCCCGTATCCTAGTAGTGATGATTCATCAAGCTGCATCATAGACGAATCAGAAAGTCAGCACAAAGCAGAGAAAGCAGAG ATCGAAGAGGATGCAAGCACAAACCTCGCTGGAAGTGTTGATGATCTACCTGGCAATAGCCATGATGATGAGCAAAAGAACATCCCTGAACATG ATGCTGAAACGGCTGTTCCAGAAGCCAAATCTGTTCTGAGGCTGCGGAAGACTTCTGAGGAAAGCAATAAGGATGTCAAGCAGGAGGTTTGTCTCGGGCCACACGTGAGGGCACCAATGCAGAGGGGAGGCTTCCAATCATACATCTGGCTGGTTCTTTCGGTGGCTCTGGTGCTGCTTCTCTCTGTTGGGGCGTATGGATGGGTGTGA